The sequence CAAACGGCCGGCCCTACACcagcctccctcactctctttccctctctctgcctgacCTACATACGCAACAGAAGGATCAATGGGGCTGTAATGGTAGCGTGTTAATGTCGTTATCATAAACAGCCCCTTCATCTGAATTGGGCTGAATGGATCATTTTCTTTCCTGGtctgatgataatgataaaacgCCCTGGTCGACCAGTGCGGAACAGAATAAAGGCTGTGCTGCCACACCAACTACTGAGCTCCAGGAGAGAGATCAATCACTGTCAGACGCAGCGTCTGACGACCCGGTCAgaacaggtgagggggggggggggtggcaggtcTCAGCCATTCGGCTAAATTACACAGGTGGCTGAAAGGAAGCAATCAGCCGGTAATACTGCGAATGCTGGGGTGTTGGCAGTCCCTGCCAGTTCTAAGTACTACTACTCATACATCCaactctcctcccctttcttttTACCGCTTCAACCCTTCAATGATTCAATGACACATTTTATTGATACGTTTTGTATTTACTCCAGTATTGCGTCTTAGATATCATGCATAGCGTCCTTGAGTACAACGATATGGTTCATCAATGCTGCATCAACTACTAATAATACTTCTACTACGACTTAAGGTGAAGGAGATCACAAAACAGTAAAACACACATGGGAGCGGTGGCAGAACTGCCATCCGAGTGGACCCGAGCGAATGCCGGATGTCTGCGTAGAGCGACACGTGACACATTGCTCACGCAAGACTAATGGCCTCCCGTCGAGACAGCGTGACTGatgacacacacaggaaggaaCGTGCACAGAACAGCGCAGCCAGCATGCGAGAGTCGAGACACGTCAGAcatgggcgagggggggggggtgaagagagagagagcgagagctgtGCGAGTTAGCTGGTTAGTGGTCAGCCACTGGTGACTAGGGTTTCATGTCGGACAAACCCTGGAAGCTCAGGGCCATATCTTAGGAATGTTTCCTCCCCAAAGTTATGATGCAGGCTTTGGGacgaagaggggggggggcctcgCATGGTCCCGAGCGCACAGGGAGAAGGCAACAACAAGCTGCTCACAACCTGAAACTCTGCGTCCGTGCGCGTGGACTCGGGCCAGCGTTCGTGACCTCGAAAACCTTGCGTCCATCCACCGATAGCTGGCACAGAGATGCCATTGTGGCGCCAGACATAATGCTAAATTCTGGCCCAGCATAATAGAcgcagtgtgtttgtggatgccTGTCGACGAAAAACTCAATGTGGTTTGTTCACGGGGCCGGGCGAAAACACAAGCCCAGCAGAATGTTGACTGTTGACTGCTGATTGACCTATCGGATGCCatgctgcagagagagaggagggtccaGGTTGTTTATGGGCTTGGACGGAGGGTGGGGCTTGGacggagggtggggtggggcgtgcgggggaggggaggggctagctTATTGGTTTACATCCAAGGATAGTAGTCGAGCAAGAGGATCTGTACTGGAAGGGTAACTTGGTGCATCTCAGTGTATGTGTAAAAATAAGGCTGGTTCATGCACGTACCAAGGTGCGTGTTTTAAAAAAACGAGAAGGATCttgagcgtgtgagtgtgtctgtacaGAGCTGTCATAAGAGCTCTCAGTAAAGGGACATTCCTGGGCTTTCAACCGTCAACCACTCCATCACCATCCTGCTCCATACACTACCCTAATCCCCACTGGCTGCTTAATGCTCTCCATCATTGATGAAGAGGGAACAACAGCTTCTTATGGTTCCATTGACTAAACTTAAAGGGCAAGTGCACTGATTTCTTGAGAAAAACAAGCAACAACACATGACCTCTatcatattttaaatgtatggGGTAGCACGTCAATAACATCCACACCAATGCAAATGGTGTCGGTGACGCTGTCGGCTGCCAGCTCTTTATCTCCAGAGCACACCATGACACCTTTGCGGTATGCAAAGGTGTGCGTTGGTAAACAGGAAAGCCCAGACACAAAAGCTGTGCGACTGGGCTACCTACATGAAAATCAGAAACAACTGAGACAATATCTAGGTTACGCACCGCTGTAGATATTCGTCTCGGTATTAACTGCACCTTCATCAAGGTGGAAGTGTGAGCACTAGCATaaaaaaggtaaacaaacatAGGATGTCCctacatattaataataataataatgattattaaGTACACTCGGAGAACCCTACCTTGCTCTTCTTCAGCAGCCAGGATTTCTTGTTCCGGTTCTTCCCGAGCAGTTCCAAGGGCCCCTTGGGCGTGCTCAGGCTGCTGTCCGAAGAGGTGCGGTTGATACCCTGACTGTAGTCTTCAAACTCGATATCTCCCGGGCGCTCGAAACCAGACTTGTGCTGCTCTACCAGAGCCAGGGAGTCCTGGGACCCGCATGGACACGTGcgaaacaggaggaggaggaggagaggcagaagaTAAGAGAATGGAGAAGAACATTAGAAGACACAAAGCCAGAAGAGGAAGcaaagaaggagaagggggggacGAAAACGGGGGAGAGTAGGagaaaaagagaaggaggaagagaagggagtAATGAACACCGGTATAAGGAACGGTATAAatcatttggggggggggggggtcacactgGCATAAGGTCACACATAAGGTTTTCCATTGTCGCTATGTCCATTTGTTTAAGACTCCAACTCACGTTCCTCTGGTTAACATTACAGCCTGCTTTATGGATGCCCTCCAGGCACTTGTCAATGATGGGCATCACATGCTTCTCCGTGTCCGAGAACAGGACGTAGCCGTCGGCTAACCGCTGCCCTCGCCGCTCATCCATGTCTTGTAGTTTCTAATGAAAATAAttaagcattattattattattatttcagaaaCTATCAGATTACAGTGAATGACACGAGCGGGAAGGTAAAGCCGCGTGTCAATCTTCCGTCCCCCGCTTACGTTAAAAATGACCGGCATGTCGTTAAAGTAAAACTGGTTCTGCTCCTTGTTGCACTTCTGCAGCTGGGCTGCGTAGTCGTTCTTGCATTCCTCCGCTATCCGTGACCGCATGTGGGCCTGCTGCTTAgcctgatgacacacacacacacacacacacacacacacacacacacacacacacacacacacacacacacacacacacacacacacacacacacacacacacacacacacacacagagacacagagacacagagacacagacacagacacacacacacacacacacacacacacacacacacacacacacacacacacggtcatgcCAGGTGCGGGAACCACCACAGCCCCGGTCAGCCGCAAACCAcgcccaggtcagaggtcacgggTGTTTCTGTAGACCTTACCTTTCCCACGTCGGCCTTCGTGGCGTTGATGTCCTGGTCGGTTTTCTCTGCGTACGCGGCCGACCGCTCTGCTTCCCGCCACTCTCGTTCAAAGCGTTTCTTACTCTGATACAGGGTTAGACATTGTTTAAGAAATTATTAGGAAAAAAGGGTTGGCATGCCACGATGCCTCTGTATGAAATACTATTCGTGAGTTGAGCATTCCTCGTTGTTGTTCTTAAACGAGACAGCGGATGCTTTGGAGGCGTTATGTATGCCAGTGATTGCTAAACCAGGGTATGGATTTATGATGCAGGTCTCAAGTGAAGATCTGTAACCATACACTCTCACGCATGTGCGCTAAGGGTgggaaaaaataatcgattcttcgatgcatcacgattctcgctagaacgattctgtctctatgcagataaattaataatctgaaTTGCCTGCTGCAAcgttctgttcgccagagagggataatttttgtaattttaaaattattgaatttatcttcagtgtgtattggccaatctgatttgtcttgacacgattgtgatgcagcctacgcatagcgtgcgcgcaaactcacagccagacacaagaactccttctcattcaagagcagcttttccattaatgacatagaaaagaaagattagaaagaaaataaaactgaaaccaattttgtgaatgcttccatattgtgttataatgcaagctgcattgattattgcattgttcatagaaagtcatatttgtgacaaaagctttctcttatgaaatattagataagtaaattaatctgttgatacctttaatgatcatcacaaaagtgtACTAgaaagtgattagcaaactgagtagcaaacccagatgtatatatatatttttgaaaatcaggCATGGAAATGTACctaaaaaaattgttgcatcgagatgctTCGATAATGGCTACAGAATCGAATCGTTTGCCCTCATAATCAGAATCGAaccgtgaggtgccaagagattcccacccctaatacacgcatgcacgtatGTCACGGGGGGAGACCGGTGATcgttcagttcatgttcatgttcagaTGCAGGTCTCAAGTGAATGAATTGTTACCATAGACACTGACGCATGTGGGTACACGTGTACATGCATGCGCGCATTCACGCATGCACGCAACGTGACGGAGGAATCCCATTAAACTGGATGAGAAAGTTAGGGTGGGTTTGATCATATCATTATAGCAATTTTTCGTAGAAAAGGCCCTGAGCTAATATCGTTTTTTGCTCATGCAGGTCCCAAGGGTTGATGGGAGTCAATGCAACAAGACAACTTGGCACTGAACCGGACAGTCAAAATATAATTGTTAGAAATGTTTACCAGTGTTGTTATTTTAAAGAATGTTTCATTTTCAAAAACAGGGTTAGGCTGATGTTATCGATGATGCAAGGATAATCATTTCATTTGCATAAAGATGGAGTGATACTGCAGAGCTAGGCCTACTAGGTTAGTTGATCTTTCCTGCTTTCCCTCTCACGTCTTGTTAGATACATCcagcaaaataataaaaaaagctgCTTGTTTAATAGCCTATGTTTTATTGAAATTGCCTATATTCATTGCATAAACTCAAATGGTGGGATAAGCCTATACAGGCTATTTAATTGCTGAAGTAACTAAATAGCCTATTATAGAAAAAATGTTATGCAACCCTAAACAGCTATCAACACCCCATTTCTAACCAAAATTGGCCATTTAcaaaaggttgccgacccctgccatagacactgacacacgcGACAGAAAAGACCAGTGGCATTCGAAGACCGGCGCATAATcattcatgttcatgttcatgaATCTCACGTGAAGAAACCAAAATAGCATGGCAACATAAGGCCTTCAAATAAATATAGCCATGGTTCACTCTAAGGCGGGGGAGACGAGAGAGGTTtacgagacggagagagagagagagagggggaggtttTCTGTCCAATAGGACTCCACTCACACTGTCGAGTTGCTTGTAGGAGACCTCCAAAGTCTGCTGGGCTTTTTTGGCCTCCAACAGATACTGTAGACGGGGTAAAAATAGATGGCAGAGAAAGTAatgacagggaggggggagaaagggaaggagggaggtgggaggaaaGAGGAAAACTGGTTAGAGGACCCACCGAGCCTCACTGCAGGAGTGCCGAGGCAGACCCAGCTAAAGTTGGCAGTTTTGAGATAGAGTCAGATAGGcataaacaataacaacaaggcAAGCAGCACAAACAAAAGCAGTGCGTCGCTCAGAGACATTACGTCGGCTCCACGTCAACACGGCGGCATTTGAAAATCTCCCCCGGGACAGGAAAACAGCCCCCACCCTTATAAGGAACTGATTGCAGCTTCCTTCCTGCCTGCCTAAGTCCTTCCTTGGACTTCTAAACAATATGCACCCCCTTTGTCGCTCAAtcgtgctcctctctctctctcttcccccccccccccccggtccccaAGCTCACCGTCTTTCGCTCCTGCTTCAGCTCCTGGAGGTATTTGGTGAGCTCGATGCATATGTTCATCATCATGTCCTCCGCCACCAGCTCTCGCTGGCCAGCGTAGTCGTTCATCTCGTTCAGGATCTCCGTAAAGGACTGGAAGCTGGAGACCCTGCAAGGGGGAGGAAGGGCTGATAAGACACACAATGGGGCCAGGACCTTGGAATACCACAACATTggaaaagaagaaggaaaagtGAAAAGGCATTGTGTGGGCCATGTGACGTAACGTGTGCATGAGCACATGAGTATTTTACGCTGTGAGGAGAGACTATAGCATCTACATAACATTTGGATCGAAACCAGGGAGATACTGATTCGAGGAAGTGAATCGAAAGTATTATTAAATATACCAGAAAAAGAATCAAATGTGTCCCAATATAATGTTTTCTGACAAGGGGAGACGATCAGAATTCTGGTCAAatgtttgagaaaaaaaaacggaatccTCATGGGGCTCACCGGCATTCTGTCTCATCTTTACTGCCTCGTTTGGGGTAATATTTCTTTGACAAGTTCCTgcagaggaagaaaaagaaaaaagaggaaATCAATGGATCACTGAACACATTAATTCTTTATTTACActgaaagaggagaaggaaggcaCAAACAAGCAGGGGAAGCAGGACAAAATGGATGACGGTTAACCAATCTGGTGCCATGTTGTCATGTTCTATTTGGTGCAAACTCGGCCTGGCCAACAGACAACCGGCCCGGCATGGCTCCGTTAAAACAGCAATTACTCTTCTAGTCTTCCCTGTTTCACTCTCCTTTCCACCACATCCTGTGCTGTCATGTGCCAGTCTGCTCCCACTTCCTCTCCAGCAGAGCTAAACTAAACAGATGTGGGCCGACACGCTGGACTGCTGCtcggagagcagaagagagagagggagagagggagggggaaagatagggagggagagagagctcacAGTGCACAGAGACAGCTCTGCTGCTGGAGAATGAGGCCAGTGTTTCAAGTTTGATTCTGCCCAGAAGTAGTCATATGACCTCACATACATTTCATAAATAGCCCTTTAGTGCATACACATGACAAtgttaaatacacacaaatcgCTGAGCAATAACACAGCCAAAGATAACAATGTATACATTAACGATGAACCGATCAGTAAAATGCATGAATCCAAACACAGCATAGCATTGAAAaggtacacaaacaaacacacagtcacacacacacacacacacacacacacagtcacacacacacacacacacaagaatgccTTTGACTCAGCCATTATAGCAGAAGCATGGCAAGAATGAGACTTACCTCAGTTGCTTTGCATAGTTTTGTTCTATCTCAGTCCTCTCCTTCACAAACTTGACATACTTCTCCACCAGGTCCAGTCCAGACAGTGTGTGTTTTTCGATGATGTCATACTGGTCCTAAGAAAAACAACGCAACAATGATAGACTTATCATGAGATGAACATTATCAAAAAGTTGATAGAACCCCACTGGTATTCGGTATAGGACCCTGAACTTAAACATCCTATCACATATTCAACCGATTGCACACATGTAGTGGGTTTTAAGAACTGGGGTTGCATCTTGTGTTGAACAGAACATTTCACAAATACTTTTCTGATCTGAGAGCGAGTAAGCGACAGAGAGCCAGTCTGGGAGGAAGCAGGATCTGCTCCTCTCATAAATGCTGTATTCTCCCCCTGCAGTTATCCAAtctcacatcaacacacagtctCCTCATCTCCTTTCGACTTTGTTCCTGGCTAGGATCTCCATGACACCTTCAAGCTCAGACAAGTCCACTGGAGATGATATCTCAAGGCTAGACCAAACCCCAACCGTCCCCTCCCACAACACAGCCTCGGGGACCTCGCTTCCCatcttggggtgtgtgtgtgtgtgtgtgtgtgtgtgtgtgtgtgtgtgtgtgtgtgtgtgtgtgtgtgtgtgtgtgtgtgtgtgtgtgtgtgtgtgtgtgtgtgtgtgtgtgtgtgtgtgtgtgtgtgtgtgtgtgtgtgtgtgtgtttaaataatcCTGGTACGTTAGggcatgtttttcttttcttccaaTTTATTTTCAGATCAATACAGATCCATCAGAGCATGATAGAGTGCTCATAATACCAAGTTATTTAACACATTGTACTGAATTAATTTCAATAATGTTTAAGGCTCTTACTTCAGTATGGTTTGTTTGATTAAATCCTTTCCTTAGACCTAGACTACCTGCATAAATTCCATCGATTCATGGGTATTAATGGAATAATTCTGCAATGATTATtcagtggtgtataaagtactaGAAAGCCACACTTAAAAAAATATGGTAAAAATACAGAGGTCTTAGTTGAGAGAGGCTCTGATAAGGGTTAAGGGAAAATTTGTAAAAATCATTCTGCGGCTAAAATAAATGAGCCGTTACCATCATGGTTTGATAGTCCTCGGTAGTCATCAACAAACGGCATTTGCTCCTTGGGATGAGCTTTCAAGCTAATATTCACAGTTGTGATTTTCCAGCTTATATTCTATGGGTCTTGATGTGTCTTAACTTGTCTGTCAGATCTGCAGTTGCACACATCAGCAATACGCTAAAAAGTACAAAGGCCTTTTTGAATAATCCAAAAATCCCTTTAgcacaatttttttattatgtaacCAGTAACAAAGAGTCATATGCAAATGCATTAAAAGTaaaagttaaaataaaatatatgcagTGAAGTCAAGGGGAAAGttgcttcaaatattaaaaccccAGTAAAGCACAGAACCAACTTAAGTACCGTTACATTACACCAATGTTATTATGGGGTGTATTTCTTCGCCCTGGCAAAACTGTTATTCTAAGAGGAACAAAACGAAAGGATGGTCACAAAAAAATCCACGTGTTGCATTTTTTATGCAGGCAGTCACTTTGCAAATAAATGCAATATGCCAGAGGTATTTATTTTGATTGAGTCATACATTAACAATTTTGGGCATTGTGGAACTTCATCTTCATAGAGGTGACAAACCGGTCGCACCGGAATGTTTTTGTACTCCCAAATACCTTCTGAAGCTCAGGTATTCACGTCTACATTTCATCTCACCTTCTGCCATACAAGTTCTAGTGACGAAATGATGGCATCCAAACAAGGAAGGGTGGCTGACTCATAATGCCACTATGAGACGCCTTCGAAGAAAAAGATCAGGCATAATGATAATCTAAGAAATAAGAAGTCATTTAATGTACTTTTGAATGTGGTCATTACCATTACACGACTACAAATACAACTAGAATATGATTTCCACAAGCCCTATTGTCGATATCAAACTCAACCCCAGTAGCTCCTGCCTATGTTTTCAAATCAGCCAGAGCTCTAGCATAGCAGTTGGTGTTTGGAGAAGCACTTTTGAAAACATGCAGACACCAACATACTAAACCTCTCAAACTTTCAGTACCGAGTCCCATTTCAGTGTCCCATAGGCAAGACCCACCCAGGCAATACTTAGGCCCAGGTATAGGTTTAGCCCCCTAGCTTTTACTAGCAGGGCTAATGCACATGCGGTTCTTAAAATAGCCTTGGATTAATGTCAAGGCGGGCAGTGGACAGATGCCATAAATCATTCTGTTGAAGGAAGATTCTTCTTAGCTGAACTTTACCACACATTCCACCATCTTAATCTGGTACCTTGAACCATTGAAGCGACAAGAGGACACATTTTGGTGTAACACAAAAGTATAACGCAAAAGTGTGCAGGAGTAACCATATTCTAAAAGGAAACACAAATAGTTGTTCTCCCTTAACCAATTCTTAATGTATACAGACTTAGGGGtttgcattttctttttttggtgcaTTTAATGAGGGCCAACTAATAAGGATGTGTCCCCTATGCACTGAGCATGGAAAGGGGACAGGGGAAGAGGCCTAGGGGGAGAGCAGTGATCCATTTAAGCTACACAATATGGattgcgtgcgcgtgcgcgtgtgtgtgtgtgtgtccaaatcGGACCGTAATGGAAGTAAATATCAATAGACACTAGAGACGTTATTATATGTTGCCTATTAATCACTGGAGTGGATTACACTTAACCCCCATTTTCTGAAAAGATCAATGCATTATCTGAATTGGAATGCATAAATGCTGTGCGGTGACCAGGTATGGCAATTATTCTGCAATGATTTAGGCTCCAACTACAGTGTCAGAAAAACAATGAGAACGAGGTCCACATATGGTTCGTGTTCCTGCAGTTAAAACAAACATTTCAACCTAAACACGTATGGTTCAACAGATGGTTGAGCAATGTTTTCTCCAACCACGCAAAGACGATAAATGGTCACGGACAGACAACAACATTGACTGTTCTGATCATCTAAATCACTGCACCATATCAATGCTAGGGTTTTGCGAGGTAGGGGCACATTTCACATGAACTGAGAATGCTTATTTAAAGGTTTATTAGAAAGTATCATCAAAGCTGCACACTCTGGACTGTTTACGAAAAATAATTGGGGACGTCAAAACATGCCTTCGAATGCCGCGTTAACTTTTACACAAATATTTTTCTCCCAAACAACACTAATTAGTAGGAATGCATAACTATGCCGATGAAGTAAACTCACCCAAAGATCCGTACCCCAGTCCATATTCGTGTACGTCCCAATCCGCCTATCCCTGAATACAAAGAACTTCTCCCAAGTTAACGTTATCCCCACCACTCGGAGGATGGTCTAATCCCGGGATGTTAAACTCCACCAAACACACCCGTTTGTTGTGTCTTTTTATCCAACACTGGTCCGCAACTTGTTATGTAGTTGACCGCGGactttctctctgtctaccgTTGGTCTTGTAAAccgaaatatttttttcaaagccAAGAGAAGAAGGATAAACTAGCTTT comes from Gadus macrocephalus chromosome 2, ASM3116895v1 and encodes:
- the LOC132446849 gene encoding cdc42-interacting protein 4 homolog isoform X1; translated protein: MDWGTDLWDQYDIIEKHTLSGLDLVEKYVKFVKERTEIEQNYAKQLRNLSKKYYPKRGSKDETECRVSSFQSFTEILNEMNDYAGQRELVAEDMMMNICIELTKYLQELKQERKTYLLEAKKAQQTLEVSYKQLDSSKKRFEREWREAERSAAYAEKTDQDINATKADVGKAKQQAHMRSRIAEECKNDYAAQLQKCNKEQNQFYFNDMPVIFNKLQDMDERRGQRLADGYVLFSDTEKHVMPIIDKCLEGIHKAGCNVNQRNDSLALVEQHKSGFERPGDIEFEDYSQGINRTSSDSSLSTPKGPLELLGKNRNKKSWLLKKSKLSPSTILPSSNPPTPSPSNGAPSPKFGRDPLSYCLKEINKTVKPRISSFRTLRRSPTVTEDFGHLPPEQRRKRLQKKRDEIAKELQKEVDQSEALEKMRDVYEKNPQMGDPASLAPQNSQTAQNIERLRGELAKYETWVAEAGVRGSRLQQRSQSFNNNGAHDVYSPDGAQSDEGTPDHSQAIYAEFDDDFEEEEEEEVEEEEPTVAIGNCTAMYNFPGASEGTISMQEGEVLDVVEEDKGDGWTRVRRTNGDEGYIPTSYVSIALNK
- the LOC132446849 gene encoding cdc42-interacting protein 4 homolog isoform X2, whose product is MDWGTDLWDQYDIIEKHTLSGLDLVEKYVKFVKERTEIEQNYAKQLRNLSKKYYPKRGSKDETECRVSSFQSFTEILNEMNDYAGQRELVAEDMMMNICIELTKYLQELKQERKTYLLEAKKAQQTLEVSYKQLDSSKKRFEREWREAERSAAYAEKTDQDINATKADVGKAKQQAHMRSRIAEECKNDYAAQLQKCNKEQNQFYFNDMPVIFNKLQDMDERRGQRLADGYVLFSDTEKHVMPIIDKCLEGIHKAGCNVNQRNDSLALVEQHKSGFERPGDIEFEDYSQGINRTSSDSSLSTPKGPLELLGKNRNKKSWLLKKSKPTVTEDFGHLPPEQRRKRLQKKRDEIAKELQKEVDQSEALEKMRDVYEKNPQMGDPASLAPQNSQTAQNIERLRGELAKYETWVAEAGVRGSRLQQRSQSFNNNGAHDVYSPDGAQSDEGTPDHSQAIYAEFDDDFEEEEEEEVEEEEPTVAIGNCTAMYNFPGASEGTISMQEGEVLDVVEEDKGDGWTRVRRTNGDEGYIPTSYVSIALNK